In one Streptomyces sp. T12 genomic region, the following are encoded:
- a CDS encoding FAD-dependent monooxygenase, producing the protein MGNTAVVVGGGIGGLAAAIGLRRIGWEVTVVERAAMLEDAGAGISLAANGLRALDELGVGEVVRGASRGQYSGGTRTPQGGWLARMDGSALEKAVGTPIMGIPRFTLHRLLRDSLPAESLLTGSEADSVKQLGPGTVRVRCGDTVLDADLVVAADGVGSTVRSHLFPAHPGPVYSGSTVLRAITEQAVDLRTDFELAWGHGAEFGHIAFRDGRAEWHAVLSLPARTRFADPLAELRRRFHAWHDPIPALLDATRPAAVLHHDVNELRTPLPSYTVGRTALLGDAAHAMTPNLGQGACQALEDAVTLAAALATEPTVEAALARYDAERRPRSQAVARAARQAGRMGQQLSHPLAVALRNTAMRLTPSRAATRMILRHHTWVPPQLS; encoded by the coding sequence ATGGGCAACACGGCAGTGGTGGTCGGAGGGGGCATCGGCGGGCTGGCTGCGGCGATCGGCCTGCGCCGCATCGGATGGGAAGTAACGGTCGTCGAGCGTGCGGCCATGCTTGAGGACGCGGGAGCGGGCATCTCGCTGGCAGCCAACGGCCTGCGGGCACTGGACGAACTCGGCGTCGGCGAGGTGGTCCGGGGTGCCTCGCGAGGCCAGTACAGCGGCGGCACCCGCACGCCACAGGGTGGTTGGCTGGCCAGGATGGACGGCTCGGCGCTGGAGAAGGCGGTGGGCACGCCGATCATGGGCATCCCCCGCTTCACCTTGCACCGACTGCTTCGCGACTCCCTGCCCGCCGAGTCACTGCTGACCGGCTCCGAGGCGGACTCGGTCAAGCAACTCGGCCCCGGGACGGTTCGAGTCCGCTGCGGCGACACGGTCCTGGATGCCGATCTGGTGGTGGCGGCCGATGGCGTCGGCAGCACAGTGCGCAGCCATCTCTTCCCAGCCCACCCCGGCCCGGTCTACAGCGGCTCCACGGTGCTGCGCGCCATCACCGAGCAGGCGGTCGACCTGCGCACAGACTTCGAGCTGGCCTGGGGGCACGGGGCCGAGTTCGGGCACATCGCCTTCCGCGACGGGCGGGCCGAGTGGCACGCCGTCCTCAGCCTCCCCGCCAGGACGCGGTTCGCCGACCCGCTGGCCGAACTGCGCAGACGATTCCACGCCTGGCACGACCCGATCCCCGCCCTGCTCGACGCGACCCGGCCCGCCGCCGTGCTGCACCACGACGTGAACGAACTCCGCACGCCGCTCCCCTCATACACGGTCGGCCGGACCGCGCTGCTCGGCGATGCGGCACACGCGATGACCCCCAATCTCGGACAAGGCGCCTGCCAGGCACTGGAGGACGCGGTCACCCTGGCCGCCGCGCTCGCCACCGAGCCCACCGTCGAGGCCGCACTCGCCCGCTACGACGCCGAGCGCCGACCGCGCAGCCAGGCCGTCGCGCGGGCCGCCCGGCAGGCAGGGCGGATGGGTCAGCAGCTCTCCCACCCACTGGCCGTCGCCCTGCGGAACACGGCAATGCGGCTGACCCCCTCCCGCGCCGCAACGCGCATGATCCTGCGGCACCACACCTGGGTCCCACCACAACTGAGCTGA
- a CDS encoding HNH endonuclease family protein, giving the protein MIKKLRRAATAAALLLAPLAAPAPAHAHDRALETSTLPMAASVHLLPLAAEVRDGYQRTSFKHWNAGQNPTDGCNTRAEVLLAEAVERPQVLPGCKLSGGRWWSYYDAKWLTSASALDVDHMVPLAEAWDSGASQWTAQRREAYANDLAVHPSLVAVSAASNRSKADQDPAQWLPPAVEVTCRYTSEWIATKLRWGLTADAAELEALTQLAEACPSTTVTYQPAA; this is encoded by the coding sequence GTGATCAAGAAACTCAGACGAGCCGCCACCGCGGCCGCACTCCTCCTCGCGCCCCTCGCAGCACCCGCACCGGCTCATGCACATGACCGCGCCCTGGAGACCTCCACGCTCCCGATGGCGGCCTCCGTCCACCTCCTCCCGCTCGCGGCAGAGGTGCGGGACGGCTACCAGCGCACGAGCTTCAAGCACTGGAACGCGGGCCAGAACCCCACCGACGGCTGCAACACCCGAGCGGAGGTGCTGCTCGCCGAGGCGGTCGAACGCCCCCAGGTCCTCCCCGGCTGCAAGCTCTCCGGAGGCCGCTGGTGGTCGTACTACGACGCCAAGTGGCTCACCTCGGCCTCCGCCCTGGACGTCGACCACATGGTTCCGCTCGCCGAGGCCTGGGACTCCGGAGCATCCCAATGGACCGCCCAGCGGCGTGAGGCATACGCCAACGACCTCGCCGTCCACCCCTCCCTCGTCGCCGTCTCCGCGGCCTCGAACCGCAGCAAGGCCGACCAGGACCCGGCCCAATGGCTGCCGCCGGCCGTCGAGGTCACGTGCCGCTACACCTCGGAGTGGATCGCGACCAAGCTCCGCTGGGGACTGACCGCCGACGCCGCCGAACTCGAAGCACTCACCCAGCTCGCGGAAGCGTGCCCCAGCACGACCGTGACCTACCAACCCGCGGCGTAG
- a CDS encoding esterase family protein, with the protein MTIEVPYQPIPVDQSDVRYAHGPDSALQPGVPVGKTIEFDWNDSAIYPGTSRKFWVHVPARYDPAEPASLMVFQDGWWYLDPGGEVRGAIVLDNLVHRGDIPVTIGVFVDPGVFPDAEDPKNRNTEYDAYDDSYVGFLLNEIIPEVRKHYSIAEDPDQWGICGGSSGGNCAFTAAWLRPDKFRRVIGYLSSFAQMPDGNPYPEVIPRVPRKPLRIFLQAGHRDLRWNEPEANWLADNLRVAAALAEAGYDFRLVLGDGGHSPNHGGVLLPDALRWLWRSDDRPNQPVGLGGATS; encoded by the coding sequence GTGACGATCGAGGTGCCCTACCAGCCAATTCCGGTTGACCAGTCGGACGTTCGCTACGCCCACGGCCCCGACTCGGCTCTACAACCGGGCGTACCTGTCGGGAAGACGATCGAGTTCGACTGGAACGACAGCGCGATCTACCCGGGCACGTCACGGAAGTTCTGGGTCCATGTGCCCGCGCGGTACGACCCCGCCGAGCCGGCGTCGCTGATGGTGTTCCAGGACGGATGGTGGTACCTGGACCCCGGTGGGGAGGTCCGCGGCGCGATAGTCCTGGACAACCTCGTCCACCGCGGGGACATCCCGGTGACCATCGGCGTGTTCGTCGATCCCGGCGTCTTCCCCGACGCTGAGGATCCGAAGAACCGCAACACCGAGTACGACGCATACGACGACTCGTATGTCGGCTTCCTCCTGAACGAGATCATCCCCGAGGTCAGGAAGCACTACTCGATCGCCGAGGACCCCGATCAGTGGGGCATCTGCGGTGGCAGTAGCGGCGGCAACTGCGCCTTTACCGCGGCGTGGCTGCGCCCGGACAAGTTCCGCCGCGTCATCGGGTACCTGTCCAGCTTCGCGCAGATGCCGGACGGCAACCCGTACCCCGAAGTCATTCCCCGCGTTCCCCGCAAGCCGCTGCGGATTTTCCTGCAGGCGGGCCATCGTGACCTGCGCTGGAACGAGCCCGAGGCGAACTGGCTCGCCGACAACTTGCGGGTCGCGGCAGCGCTCGCAGAAGCCGGATACGACTTCCGCCTCGTCCTGGGTGATGGCGGCCACAGCCCCAACCACGGTGGTGTCCTGCTCCCCGATGCCCTGCGCTGGTTGTGGCGGTCTGATGATCGCCCGAACCAGCCGGTGGGCTTGGGCGGAGCGACTTCGTAG
- a CDS encoding VCBS repeat-containing protein has translation MHKHHPRRTARLALATATAAALTGGLLSFAASTATAADSTTVPHADFNGDGIGDVAFSADGAYVSGKKEAGQLVVLYGTATGVSSAKRHTISQNTTGSPGTAEAGDHFGYDTAYADFNGDGYDDIAVGAAGEDVGSDVDGGGLAILWGSASGITGKGVTIADPAPSSHDRWGKNLAAGDFDGDGKADLAVGSNNATLYVFKGGFNSSGVAGGRYTIKPPIMGSDANGPLNLSAGDVNGDGRTDLVVDGYEYQTDYGWNQNYYIPGASSGLAMANIQTIKPGVITAIGDINGDGFGDIVSGAQWNATTSDGTSIPDSAKGGKVWVTYGTVNGPGSVTGITQDTGNVPGASETNDWFGYELDLGDINGDGFLDLAIGVAGENIGSAANTGAVTVLYGSASGLNTSAGAQSFAQSTAGVPGDDEDDDMFGIDLKLDDVTGDGKADLIAGSAENDGNGGVTYLPSDGSKITTTGSRSIAPSTSGVSTTGTPYFGANFAD, from the coding sequence ATGCACAAGCACCACCCGCGCCGCACCGCACGACTCGCCCTCGCGACGGCCACCGCGGCCGCGCTCACCGGCGGTCTGCTCTCGTTCGCGGCGTCCACGGCGACCGCCGCCGACTCCACCACCGTCCCGCACGCCGACTTCAACGGCGACGGCATCGGCGACGTGGCCTTCTCCGCCGACGGCGCCTATGTGAGCGGCAAGAAGGAGGCCGGCCAGCTCGTCGTCCTCTACGGCACCGCGACCGGCGTCTCGTCCGCCAAGCGCCACACGATCAGCCAGAACACCACCGGATCGCCCGGTACCGCCGAAGCCGGGGACCACTTCGGCTACGACACCGCCTACGCCGACTTCAACGGCGACGGCTACGACGACATCGCCGTGGGCGCGGCGGGCGAGGACGTCGGCAGCGACGTCGACGGCGGTGGCCTGGCCATCCTGTGGGGCTCCGCCTCCGGCATCACCGGCAAGGGCGTCACGATCGCCGACCCGGCCCCCTCCTCGCACGACCGCTGGGGCAAGAACCTCGCGGCCGGCGACTTCGACGGCGACGGCAAGGCCGACCTGGCCGTCGGCAGCAACAACGCCACCCTCTACGTCTTCAAGGGCGGCTTCAACTCCTCCGGCGTCGCGGGCGGCCGCTACACCATCAAGCCCCCGATCATGGGCTCGGACGCGAACGGCCCGCTGAACCTGAGCGCCGGTGACGTCAACGGCGACGGCCGCACCGACCTGGTCGTCGACGGCTACGAGTACCAGACCGACTACGGCTGGAACCAGAACTACTACATCCCCGGCGCCTCCAGCGGCCTGGCCATGGCCAACATCCAGACCATCAAGCCCGGTGTGATCACCGCGATCGGCGACATCAACGGCGACGGCTTCGGCGACATCGTCAGCGGCGCCCAGTGGAACGCCACCACCAGCGACGGCACCTCCATCCCGGACTCCGCCAAGGGCGGCAAGGTCTGGGTGACGTACGGCACGGTGAACGGCCCCGGCTCGGTCACCGGCATCACCCAGGACACCGGCAACGTCCCCGGCGCCTCGGAGACCAACGACTGGTTCGGCTACGAGCTCGACCTCGGCGACATCAACGGCGACGGCTTCCTCGACCTCGCCATCGGCGTCGCCGGCGAGAACATCGGCAGCGCCGCGAACACCGGCGCCGTCACCGTCCTGTACGGCAGCGCGAGCGGTCTGAACACCTCCGCCGGCGCGCAGTCCTTCGCGCAGAGCACCGCGGGCGTCCCCGGCGACGACGAGGACGACGACATGTTCGGCATCGACCTCAAGCTCGACGACGTCACCGGCGACGGCAAGGCCGACCTGATCGCGGGCTCCGCCGAGAACGACGGCAACGGCGGGGTCACCTACCTGCCCTCCGACGGCTCGAAGATCACCACCACCGGCTCCCGTTCCATCGCCCCGAGCACCTCGGGCGTCTCGACGACGGGCACGCCGTACTTCGGCGCCAACTTCGCGGACTGA
- a CDS encoding DUF397 domain-containing protein has product MAQDTVWQKSSFSGGGDSSDCVELAARQGAVLLRESDDPGTVLEASRPQVTALIRHLRTA; this is encoded by the coding sequence ATGGCACAGGACACCGTCTGGCAGAAGTCCTCTTTCTCCGGCGGCGGTGACTCCTCCGACTGCGTCGAACTCGCCGCGCGCCAAGGCGCCGTCCTCCTCCGGGAGAGCGACGATCCCGGGACCGTACTCGAAGCCTCCCGTCCCCAAGTCACGGCCCTCATACGCCACCTGCGCACTGCGTGA
- a CDS encoding FG-GAP repeat domain-containing protein, giving the protein MRARRSGKCTAARTSTLGTLGAVGILALAACGPTQHSDNAEPTPHTSVQIADAPARLPVPHGKGSKTADDFNGDGHRDLVLNDLVKSQAHADDPGIGIVYGGERGLTPGARQLLSPQRQAAPTKGQLPAVFDAEATCDLNGDGFTDLVISTDPPYDGQGQPPVPLQLLFGSPNGLTGKAVKLTIPAAARAGNDWPDQPVCGDFDGDGAQDLVVHASDVQLSFLQGPFTRKGKPKAAAAPIPAPGNAPTGPAADVDRDGYDDLVVRTAQGTGKSAVVLGGPAGPTRTGVVLPAGIDVALGAFGKGKGALDAAIGTMDGTSLRYDLPATAARGTLAVPGSVLDAADFDGDGLSELVSSGSQLRVFRGRTTGIAAAGMVTVQPPAQGTTRVVAVGDYDGDGRADLVVRTFAGETKDTVAVYPGTAREEGLVAAKPSVRFSSSEFLAR; this is encoded by the coding sequence GTGCGCGCGCGAAGAAGCGGGAAGTGTACGGCGGCCAGGACCAGCACGCTCGGCACTCTCGGCGCCGTCGGCATCCTCGCCCTGGCCGCCTGCGGCCCCACCCAGCACAGCGACAACGCCGAGCCGACTCCGCACACTTCCGTCCAGATAGCCGACGCCCCCGCCCGACTCCCCGTCCCCCACGGCAAGGGCAGCAAGACCGCCGACGACTTCAACGGCGACGGCCACCGCGACCTCGTCCTCAACGACCTGGTCAAGTCCCAGGCCCACGCCGACGACCCGGGCATCGGCATCGTCTACGGCGGCGAGCGCGGACTCACCCCGGGCGCACGGCAGTTGCTCAGCCCGCAGCGGCAGGCGGCCCCGACGAAGGGCCAACTCCCCGCCGTCTTCGACGCGGAGGCGACCTGCGACCTGAACGGCGACGGCTTCACGGACCTGGTCATCTCCACCGACCCGCCCTACGACGGCCAGGGCCAACCCCCGGTCCCTCTCCAACTCCTCTTCGGCTCCCCGAACGGCCTCACCGGCAAGGCGGTCAAACTCACCATCCCCGCCGCCGCCCGCGCCGGCAACGACTGGCCCGACCAGCCGGTGTGCGGCGACTTCGACGGCGACGGCGCGCAGGACCTGGTCGTCCACGCGTCGGACGTCCAACTGTCCTTCCTCCAGGGCCCGTTCACCCGCAAGGGCAAGCCCAAGGCAGCAGCCGCCCCCATCCCGGCACCCGGCAACGCCCCCACGGGCCCGGCGGCCGACGTCGACCGCGACGGATACGACGACCTGGTGGTCCGTACGGCACAGGGCACAGGAAAATCAGCGGTGGTCCTCGGCGGCCCGGCCGGACCCACCCGCACCGGAGTCGTCCTCCCCGCCGGCATCGACGTAGCCCTCGGCGCCTTCGGCAAGGGCAAGGGCGCCCTCGACGCGGCGATCGGCACGATGGACGGAACATCCCTGCGCTACGACCTCCCGGCAACGGCCGCACGCGGAACCCTCGCAGTCCCCGGCTCCGTGCTCGACGCCGCCGACTTCGACGGCGACGGGCTGAGCGAACTCGTCTCCAGCGGCTCGCAGTTGCGTGTCTTCCGAGGCCGTACGACAGGGATCGCGGCGGCGGGCATGGTGACCGTGCAGCCGCCCGCACAGGGCACCACGCGCGTCGTGGCGGTCGGCGACTACGACGGGGACGGGCGGGCGGACCTGGTGGTGCGGACGTTCGCCGGCGAGACGAAGGACACGGTGGCCGTGTACCCGGGGACGGCGCGGGAGGAGGGACTGGTGGCGGCAAAGCCGTCGGTCAGGTTCTCCAGCTCGGAGTTCCTGGCGCGGTAG
- a CDS encoding ATP-binding protein: protein MPPTWEYTLYIPHDPRAVAISRRTLTDILTTHHLPTLVEPAQLLASELLGNAIRHTKGPAALKLRQSGPSFRLGAWDTDPTPPTQAPADDEAGRGLQLIHAYADDWGWFQVNGAQGGEGKYVWCELDAKPR from the coding sequence ATGCCCCCCACCTGGGAATACACCCTCTACATCCCCCACGACCCCCGAGCCGTAGCCATCTCCCGCCGCACCCTCACCGACATCCTCACCACCCACCACCTCCCCACCCTCGTCGAGCCGGCCCAGCTCCTCGCCTCCGAGCTCCTCGGCAACGCCATCAGACACACCAAGGGCCCCGCCGCTCTGAAACTCCGCCAGTCCGGCCCCTCCTTCCGCCTCGGCGCCTGGGACACCGACCCCACACCACCGACCCAAGCCCCCGCAGACGACGAAGCCGGCCGCGGCCTCCAGCTCATCCACGCCTACGCCGACGACTGGGGCTGGTTCCAGGTCAACGGCGCTCAAGGCGGAGAAGGCAAATACGTCTGGTGCGAACTGGACGCCAAGCCACGATGA
- a CDS encoding glycoside hydrolase family 5 protein, which yields MSRKNHRRTACLGALLACATAFGGALASPASASATSGAAAVIPVSDFHGVNWADPRDNYADDAVVPSGLSTSDSYATTYAKSKAIIGGFAKLGANTVRLPVNPTSVNGPFWKSYKGAIDAATDKGFKVILGYWEADNAKDGKIDNQAAYDQMWARITSAYVGNSRVYFEPMNEPFGYTSQEWRDIAARWVTTHRAVPRDRILVGGVKYSEDVKPVCADSRLNGTRLALHNYGFWHTDWTSSDQWKQDFKARIGDCASRTILDEFGATMTSGLNYTGPINGSSEIAYIQAATDTIRELGLGSVYWPGLRSGDTYSLTTLQGTGTNLSLQLNNQSGLDRLHWAWRQ from the coding sequence GTGTCACGAAAGAACCACCGCCGGACAGCTTGCCTCGGTGCATTGCTGGCCTGCGCCACGGCGTTCGGGGGAGCACTCGCCTCCCCCGCGTCCGCCTCCGCCACGTCCGGCGCGGCGGCCGTGATCCCCGTCAGTGACTTCCACGGGGTCAACTGGGCGGATCCGCGCGACAACTACGCCGATGACGCCGTCGTGCCTTCGGGGCTGTCGACCTCCGACAGCTACGCCACCACCTACGCCAAGTCCAAGGCGATCATCGGCGGGTTCGCCAAGCTGGGGGCCAACACGGTCCGGCTGCCGGTCAACCCGACCTCCGTCAACGGCCCCTTCTGGAAGTCGTACAAGGGAGCGATCGACGCCGCCACCGACAAGGGGTTCAAGGTCATCCTGGGCTACTGGGAGGCCGACAACGCCAAGGACGGCAAGATCGACAACCAGGCCGCCTACGACCAGATGTGGGCGCGGATCACCTCCGCCTACGTGGGCAACTCCCGGGTGTACTTCGAGCCGATGAACGAGCCGTTCGGCTACACCTCCCAGGAGTGGCGCGACATCGCCGCCCGCTGGGTGACGACCCACCGTGCCGTGCCCCGCGACCGGATCCTCGTCGGAGGGGTCAAGTACAGCGAGGACGTCAAGCCCGTGTGCGCCGACAGCCGGCTGAACGGCACGCGGCTGGCCCTGCACAACTACGGCTTCTGGCACACCGACTGGACCAGCTCCGACCAGTGGAAGCAGGACTTCAAGGCGCGTATCGGCGACTGCGCTTCGCGCACCATCCTGGATGAGTTCGGCGCCACCATGACCTCCGGCCTGAACTACACCGGGCCGATCAACGGCTCCAGCGAGATCGCCTACATCCAGGCGGCGACCGACACCATCCGTGAACTGGGCCTCGGCTCGGTCTACTGGCCCGGCCTGCGCAGCGGAGACACCTACTCCCTCACCACCCTCCAGGGCACGGGCACCAACCTCAGCCTGCAGCTGAACAACCAGAGCGGGCTGGACCGCCTGCACTGGGCCTGGAGGCAGTAA
- a CDS encoding Scr1 family TA system antitoxin-like transcriptional regulator, giving the protein MPARSVITARQERLGAELRKLRERAGLSGREAARTLGIAESKLSATEVARVGVSAERVRHWASRYACADAALVDALAAMATERGRGWWEEYRGRVPSGYLDVAELEHHSLELRTFQSVLIPALLQTEEQIRAIFTSTVPKLSPEEIDVRTRFRLRRQGVLGGIGYLAVVHEAALRIRAADEKVARAQLLHILEQSERQQVTVRVVPFDVDGFAGIDTPLVYARGPVPQLDTVLADTPHGGALLDAEAQLNRYRAILGAIEEVALGVVESRDFIHRLAQQM; this is encoded by the coding sequence ATGCCGGCACGGAGCGTCATCACGGCTCGCCAGGAGCGGCTTGGCGCTGAGCTGCGCAAACTCCGAGAGAGGGCAGGGCTCAGCGGCCGGGAGGCGGCCCGTACGTTGGGGATCGCCGAGAGCAAGCTCTCCGCGACGGAGGTTGCGCGGGTTGGGGTGAGTGCTGAGCGCGTACGGCACTGGGCCAGCCGGTACGCGTGTGCTGACGCCGCTCTTGTCGACGCCCTGGCGGCCATGGCAACGGAGCGCGGGCGGGGTTGGTGGGAGGAGTACCGGGGGCGAGTGCCGTCGGGCTACCTGGACGTAGCCGAACTGGAGCATCACTCCCTCGAGTTGAGGACCTTCCAGAGTGTGCTCATTCCTGCGCTGTTGCAGACCGAGGAACAGATCCGGGCGATCTTCACCTCAACGGTGCCGAAGCTGTCTCCGGAGGAGATCGACGTGCGGACGCGCTTCCGGCTGCGGCGCCAGGGCGTCCTGGGCGGGATCGGCTACCTGGCCGTAGTTCACGAGGCCGCACTGCGGATCCGAGCGGCTGATGAGAAGGTCGCCCGCGCTCAGCTGCTGCACATCCTGGAGCAGTCCGAGCGGCAACAAGTCACCGTCCGCGTGGTCCCGTTCGATGTGGACGGATTCGCTGGGATCGACACGCCGTTGGTGTATGCGAGAGGTCCTGTTCCCCAGTTGGACACGGTCCTCGCGGACACGCCCCATGGCGGTGCATTGCTGGACGCGGAGGCGCAGCTCAACCGGTATCGGGCGATCCTCGGCGCGATCGAGGAGGTGGCTCTGGGCGTCGTAGAGTCGAGGGACTTCATCCATCGCCTCGCTCAGCAGATGTGA
- a CDS encoding FG-GAP-like repeat-containing protein — protein MRKRPLLLAAALTTGLLTALPAASASAAPSGLSGDFNGDGYRDVAIAAPIAKVGGKTGAGYVAVVYGTASGLDTGKRQIISQATDGIPGVPESYDYFGDRLTTGDLDADGYTDLIVGVHAERIGSTGDSGVLTVIWGGSTGLKTATDISSPLPENRNELGWSIATGDFDGDGDTDLAAANIAYPDLNIFHGPISRTGAASYAESIGASAEAGMGVDKIVAGRVNGDGATDLLIMGQEDTDSGYYRTRSALFIGGADGLQLRGELAGGYDAVIADVNKDGYGDIVTGNFMEKSPAEPDGGLGGAVTVTYGADTGLSTRTPVKITQDTTGVPGAAEKGDGFGWSLAAGDTNGDGYADIAVGIENEAVGSVYKAGSFAVLRGSASGLTGSGAKVFSQDSSGVPGTAERLDNFGSAVHLTDIDGNGRAELVASAVNENTGDGAVWLFKSSTSGITATGARTFGAATVGGPAGDAYFGDVLAG, from the coding sequence TTGCGCAAGCGCCCCCTCCTCCTCGCCGCCGCCCTCACCACCGGCCTGCTCACCGCCCTCCCGGCCGCCTCCGCCTCCGCCGCCCCCTCGGGCCTGTCCGGCGACTTCAACGGCGACGGCTACCGCGATGTCGCCATCGCCGCCCCCATCGCCAAGGTCGGCGGCAAGACGGGCGCCGGTTACGTCGCCGTCGTCTACGGCACCGCGAGCGGCCTCGACACCGGCAAGCGGCAGATCATCAGCCAGGCCACCGACGGCATCCCGGGCGTCCCGGAGTCGTACGACTACTTCGGCGACCGTCTGACCACCGGCGACCTGGACGCCGACGGCTACACCGACCTGATCGTGGGCGTGCACGCCGAGCGGATCGGCTCGACCGGCGACTCCGGAGTGCTGACGGTGATCTGGGGCGGCTCCACCGGCCTGAAGACCGCCACAGACATCTCCTCGCCCCTCCCCGAGAACCGCAACGAGCTCGGCTGGTCCATCGCCACCGGCGACTTCGACGGCGACGGGGACACCGACCTGGCGGCCGCGAACATCGCCTACCCGGACCTGAACATCTTCCACGGCCCCATCTCCCGTACCGGCGCGGCCAGTTACGCCGAGTCCATCGGTGCGTCCGCCGAGGCGGGCATGGGCGTCGACAAGATCGTCGCGGGCAGGGTCAACGGCGACGGCGCCACCGACCTCCTCATCATGGGCCAGGAGGACACCGACTCCGGCTACTACCGCACCCGCAGCGCCCTCTTCATCGGCGGGGCGGACGGTCTGCAGCTGCGCGGCGAGCTCGCGGGCGGCTACGACGCGGTGATCGCCGACGTGAACAAGGACGGCTACGGCGACATCGTCACCGGCAACTTCATGGAGAAGTCGCCGGCCGAGCCCGACGGCGGCCTCGGCGGCGCGGTCACGGTGACGTACGGCGCCGACACGGGCCTGTCCACCCGCACCCCGGTCAAGATCACCCAGGACACGACGGGCGTCCCGGGCGCCGCCGAGAAGGGCGACGGCTTCGGCTGGAGCCTCGCGGCGGGCGACACCAACGGCGACGGGTACGCGGACATCGCGGTCGGCATCGAGAACGAGGCCGTCGGCTCGGTCTACAAGGCGGGCTCGTTCGCGGTCCTGCGCGGTTCGGCGTCCGGTCTGACGGGCAGCGGCGCCAAGGTCTTCAGCCAGGACAGCTCGGGTGTCCCCGGTACGGCCGAGCGGCTGGACAACTTCGGCAGCGCGGTCCACCTCACGGACATCGACGGCAACGGCCGCGCGGAGCTCGTCGCGAGCGCGGTGAACGAGAACACCGGTGACGGCGCCGTCTGGCTCTTCAAGTCCAGCACCTCCGGTATCACCGCCACCGGCGCCAGGACCTTCGGCGCCGCCACGGTGGGCGGCCCGGCGGGCGACGCGTACTTCGGCGACGTACTGGCGGGCTGA
- a CDS encoding TetR/AcrR family transcriptional regulator, whose amino-acid sequence MTSDRRTLLADAALDVLADEGIRGLTHRAVDRKAAMPPGTTSAYFRTRAALLTALVTRLVQVDQAELQTMAEELPPLRTVEELVDGIALLTRQRLTGEGRRRSLARYACAVESVRDPELREILVPRENAGREAVRLFLTAHGVTDVENRTHILLTCIDGLVFDQLVNGGEVPREALEGLVGAALREDPGVHGPARTGLRPHLPAPPTPSF is encoded by the coding sequence ATGACTTCCGATCGGCGCACCCTCCTCGCGGACGCGGCTCTCGACGTACTCGCCGACGAAGGGATCCGCGGCCTGACCCACCGTGCAGTCGATCGCAAAGCGGCCATGCCGCCCGGCACCACGTCGGCCTACTTCCGCACCCGTGCCGCACTGCTCACCGCACTGGTCACACGCCTGGTCCAAGTCGACCAGGCAGAACTGCAAACGATGGCCGAAGAACTTCCACCCCTGCGCACCGTCGAGGAACTCGTGGACGGCATCGCGCTACTCACCCGGCAGCGACTCACCGGCGAGGGCCGCCGCCGCTCGCTCGCCCGCTACGCCTGCGCCGTCGAGAGCGTGCGCGACCCTGAGCTGCGCGAGATCCTCGTACCTCGCGAGAACGCCGGCCGCGAGGCCGTCCGGCTGTTCCTCACCGCGCATGGGGTGACAGACGTCGAGAATCGCACCCACATCCTGCTGACCTGCATTGACGGACTGGTCTTCGACCAGCTGGTGAACGGCGGCGAAGTACCGCGCGAGGCCCTCGAAGGACTGGTCGGCGCTGCGCTACGTGAAGACCCGGGCGTCCACGGTCCCGCTCGAACCGGCCTGCGGCCTCATCTGCCCGCGCCGCCCACGCCCTCATTCTGA